The proteins below come from a single Malus domestica chromosome 03, GDT2T_hap1 genomic window:
- the LOC103430100 gene encoding upstream activation factor subunit spp27-like produces MVTEQEISQALQALIHDSTSNPNTTTPTFTTLNDVVRQLESRLGLDLSHKTDFIRAQIHYLFRSHPPTPQPQPQPQPQQIPQPQHPKDYFALHQPPNYHHPAPSAFQTFSSQPPPPPPLLKPEPGTDAPAPVSGSNTPKDSAKPKAKRKGGPGGLNKLCGVSPELQAIVGHPTLPRTEIVKQLWAYIRKNNLQDPGNKRKIICNDELRVVFETDCTDMFKMNKLLAKHIIPLEPSKPAVPKKPKVPKNAVESATKSTEPSPSLIISEALANFFGAGVREMIQSEVVMRIWEYIKVHHLEDPQNQMAIHCDAKLQEIFGCETINALEIPDILEHHHIFRR; encoded by the exons ATGGTGACAGAACAAGAGATATCGCAAGCGTTACAAGCCCTAATCCATGACTCCACTTCCAACCCAAACACCACCACCCCAACCTTCACCACCCTAAACGACGTCGTCCGGCAGCTCGAGTCCAGGCTCGGCCTCGACCTCTCCCACAAGACCGACTTCATTCGGGCCCAGATCCACTACCTCTTCCGATCCCACCCACCCACTCCCCAACCTCAACCCCAGCCCCAACCCCAACAAATTCCTCAGCCTCAGCACCCCAAAGACTATTTTGCCCTCCACCAACCCCCTAATTACCACCACCCCGCCCCCTCCGCCTTCCAGACCTTCTCCTCCCAGCCCCCGCCCCCGCCTCCACTCCTGAAGCCAGAGCCCGGCACCGACGCTCCTGCGCCCGTTTCAGGCTCTAACACGCCCAAGGACAG TGCTAAACCTAAAGCTAAGAGAAAAGGTGGCCCGGGAGGTCTAAACAAACTTTGTGGTGTTTCGCCTGAGCTTCAGGCCATTGTTGGCCACCCAACTCTCCCAAGGACTGAG ATTGTTAAACAACTGTGGGCTTACATAAGGAAGAACAATCTCCAAGATCCCGGTAACAAGAGGAAAATTATTTGCAATGATGAGCTGCGAGTGGTTTTTGAGACAGACTGTACTGACATGTTTAAGATGAACAAGTTGCTTGCTAAACATATTATTCCACTCGAACCATCAA AACCAGCAGTTCCCAAGAAGCCCAAGGTGCCAAAGAATGCTGTGGAGTCTGCAACAAAAAGTACAGAACCGAGTCCTTCCCTGATAATATCTGAAGCACTTGCAAATTTTTTTGGTGCTGGTGTAAGGGAGATGATCCAGTCAgaggttgtaatgcgtatctgGGAGTACATAAAGGTCCACCATCTGGAG GATcctcaaaatcaaatggctataCATTGTGATGCAAAGCTTCAAGAAATCTTTGGTTGTGAAACCATCAATGCATTGGAAATACCAGATATTTTGGAACATCATCACATATTCAGGAGATGA